A DNA window from Daucus carota subsp. sativus chromosome 3, DH1 v3.0, whole genome shotgun sequence contains the following coding sequences:
- the LOC135151566 gene encoding uncharacterized protein LOC135151566 has protein sequence MDGRGLTGEGDLLSNGGDGGGDGGGEGGDGGRMIAAKRNNGGGGGDGGGGQHRGGGGYGGGDDGGSGSGGCGGGVGEDGVVHVISSVCLLSTGSSFDGDQQQEYGLKVLMLMYKSLVETGSWDHVILEALRDNIATRYNAEAKSKLLEKVEEAPTMDESQFVLTLDL, from the exons ATGGACGGAAGAGGTCTAACTGGTGAGGGTGACTTGTTGTCAA atggtggtgacggtggtggagatggcggaggtgaaggtggagatggaggaaggatgattgcAGCGAAG agaaataatggaggtggaggtggagatggagggggcgggcagcatagaggtggtggtggttatggaggaggtgACGACGGAGGTAGTGGCAGTGGtggatgtggaggtggggttggtgaagatggag TTGTCCATGTAATATCGTCTGTTTGTTTACTCTCAACGGGAAGCTCTTTTGATGGAGACCAACAACAGGAATATGGATTGAAAGTTTTGATGTTGATGTACAAGAGCTTGGTAGAGACTGGATCATGGGATCATGTAATTTTGGAAGCTTTGAGGGACAATATAGCTACCAGATACAACGCAGAAGCAAAATCGAAACTACTggaaaaggttgaagaagctccCACCATGGATGAATCACAGTTTGTTCTTACTCTTGACCTCTAA
- the LOC108211562 gene encoding cytochrome P450 78A7: MELNMLISKDTNWWIFTLPALLGSKNLLDISILLFIFFTLLSLTLLTWAFSSGGLAWKNGRNKAGPIPIPGPRGLPVFGSLFTLSRGLAHRSLASIAWSFSPQAAATQLMAFSLGSTPVVVSSDPHIAHQILTSPHFADRPIKQSAKSLMFERAIGFAPNGAYWRQLRRIASSHLFSPRRISAHEPGRRTDCAAMVKNIATQQRNHGLVTLRKHLQAAALNNIMGSVFGKRYDLDDCEQAKELKEMVAEGFELLGAFNWCDYLPWLSFFYDPFRIVARCEDLVPRVRSLVRGIIQQHRDADSTSGVDDHADFVHVLLSLEGDEKLNEDDMVAVLWEMIFRGTDTTALLTEWVMAELVLHQDVQEKLYKELSEAASLSDADVAKLPYLQAVVKESLRVHPPGPLLSWARLSTADVQLSNGMVIPANTTAMVNMWAITHDYRVWSDPLEFNPERFLAQGADVDVRGGDLRLAPFGAGRRVCPGKSLGLVTVSQWVAQLVHNFKWVQDMANPVDLSEVLKLSCEMKCPLAAVTIPRDV, translated from the exons ATGGAACTGAATATGCTTATTTCAAAAGACACAAACTGGTGGATTTTCACTCTACCAGCTTTACTGGGATCCAAAAACCTCCTTGACATCTCCATCCTACTCTTTATCTTCTTCACTCTCCTCTCTCTCACTCTTCTCACCTGGGCCTTCTCATCCGGTGGCCTGGCCTGGAAAAACGGCCGTAACAAAGCAGGCCCaatccccatccccggcccGCGAGGCCTCCCTGTTTTCGGAAGCTTGTTCACTCTAAGCCGCGGCTTAGCTCACCGCTCTCTGGCTTCCATAGCTTGGAGCTTTTCCCCCCAAGCCGCCGCCACTCAGCTGATGGCTTTCAGCCTCGGCTCCACTCCTGTCGTTGTATCATCGGATCCTCATATCGCTCATCAAATCCTGACGTCACCTCACTTTGCTGACCGTCCGATCAAGCAATCAGCGAAGAGCCTGATGTTTGAGCGAGCCATCGGCTTCGCTCCTAACGGCGCTTACTGGCGTCAGCTGCGCCGCATAGCTTCCTCTCATCTGTTTTCGCCGCGCCGAATATCGGCTCACGAGCCGGGACGCCGAACAGACTGCGCAGCCATGGTGAAAAACATAGCCACTCAACAACGAAACCACGGCCTGGTGACGCTGCGAAAACACTTGCAAGCCGCGGCTCTGAACAATATCATGGGAAGTGTTTTCGGAAAGCGTTATGATTTAGACGACTGCGAGCAAGCCAAGGAGCTCAAAGAAATGGTTGCGGAAGGGTTTGAGCTGCTCGGTGCGTTCAATTGGTGTGATTATTTGCCGTGGTTGAGCTTCTTTTATGATCCCTTTCGTATCGTCGCTCGCTGTGAAGATCTGGTGCCTCGTGTCCGAAGTTTAGTCCGGGGGATTATTCAGCAACATAGAGATGCTGATTCGACGAGCGGTGTCGATGATCATGCTGACTTTGTTCATGTTCTGCTGTCACTTGAAGGCGATGAGAAGCTTAACGAAGATGACATGGTTGCCGTGCTCTGG GAGATGATATTCAGAGGAACAGACACAACTGCTTTGTTAACTGAGTGGGTGATGGCCGAGTTGGTGCTTCACCAGGATGTTCAAGAGAAGCTTTACAAGGAGCTGAGCGAAGCGGCTAGTTTGAGTGATGCTGACGTGGCGAAGCTACCCTACCTGCAAGCCGTGGTGAAGGAGTCGCTCCGAGTCCACCCGCCCGGTCCACTTCTGTCGTGGGCCAGGCTTTCCACGGCAGACGTCCAGCTCAGCAACGGAATGGTGATCCCTGCCAACACAACAGCCATGGTGAACATGTGGGCCATCACACACGACTACCGTGTCTGGTCTGACCCACTTGAGTTCAACCCAGAGAGGTTCTTGGCTCAAGGAGCTGACGTGGACGTCCGAGGTGGCGATCTGAGGCTCGCACCGTTCGGGGCTGGAAGGAGGGTGTGTCCTGGGAAGAGCCTGGGACTGGTGACTGTGAGCCAGTGGGTGGCTCAGTTGGTGCACAACTTCAAGTGGGTCCAGGACATGGCGAACCCGGTTGACCTGAGTGAAGTCTTGAAGTTGTCTTGTGAAATGAAGTGTCCCCTGGCTGCCGTGACTATTCCCAGAGATGTCTGA